One Nicotiana tomentosiformis chromosome 4, ASM39032v3, whole genome shotgun sequence genomic window carries:
- the LOC138909520 gene encoding uncharacterized protein, producing MKLHKYDYLEDAYQVALRFEKGLKGEKNYKSKSTSSSWSKRKETWKSSSHWDKPKETKQDFKNQVEKFKPKVEAKEGGNNAQYKSLTNIRFHKCHVLGHYMRDCPNHRVIIEMEGGRYQTGDSDHSEDVEEESESDDGECEEEDMKRYLVVRRLMSALAKEELDQMENLFHAKCKIMGDVCSMIIDNGSCAKVTSAYLVEKLNLPTMKRPTPYRLQWLNECGELKVTKLVLIKFKIEKYHDEVWCDVVPMQACYLLLGWPWQYDREAKYYGKTNKYSLVKDGHKFTLLPMTPF from the coding sequence ATGAAGTTGCACAAGTATGATTACTTAGAGGATGCTTACCAAGTGGCTTTGAGATTTGAAAAGGGGCTTAAGGGTGAGAAAAACTACAAGTCCAAGAGCACTAGTTCTTCATGGAGCAAGAGAAAAGAGACTTGGAAATCTTCAAGCCATTGGGACAAGCCTAAAGAGACTAAACAAGATTTCAAAAATCAAGTTGAAAAATTCAAACCTAAGGTGGAGGCTAAAGAAGGAGGAAATAATGCTCAATATAAGTCTCTTACTAACATTAGGTTCCATAAGTGCCATGTTCTTGGTCATTACATGAGAGATTGTCCAAACCATAGAGTTATCATTGAAATGGAAGGTGGAAGATATCAAACGGGAGATAGTGACCATAGTGAAGATGTTGAAGAGGAAAGTGAAAGTGACGATGGGGAGTGTGAAGAAGAAGATATGAAGCGCTACTTGGTAGTAAGAAGACTTATGAGTGCACTTGCTAAGGAAGAACTAGATCAAATGGAGAATCTTTTTCATGCTAAATGCAAGATTATGGGAGATGTTTGCTCAATGATAATTGATAATGGAAGTTGTGCAAAAGTGACAAGTGCATATTTGGTAGAGAAATTGAATTTGCCTACAATGAAGCGTCCTACACCATATAGACTACAATGGTTAAATGAGTGTGGCGAGCTCAAAGTGACAAAGCTAGTATTGATAAAGTTCAAGATCGAAAAGTATCATGATGAAGTTTGGTGTGATGTAGTACCAATGCAAGCTTGTTATTTGCTTCTAGGCTGGCCTTGGCAATATGATAGAGAAGCAAAGTATTATGGAAAAACTAATAAGTACTCTCTTGTTAAAGATGGACATAAATTTACTCTTTTACCTATGACACCATTTTAA